One region of Glycine max cultivar Williams 82 chromosome 9, Glycine_max_v4.0, whole genome shotgun sequence genomic DNA includes:
- the LOC547943 gene encoding aspartic proteinase A1 — protein MGNMSNVVVFCFCLWTLLFSLVFCAPNDGLGRIGLKKVKLNTHDVEGLKEFRSSIRKHHLQNILGGAEETDVVALKNYLDAQYYGEIAIGTPPQKFTVIFDTGSSNLWVPSSKCYFSIACFMHARYRSSQSSTYRENGTSAAIQYGTGAISGFFSNDDVKVGDIVVKDQEFIEATREPGVTFVAAKFDGILGLGFQDISVGYAVPVWYSMVEQGLVKDPVFSFWLNRKPEEENGGELVFGGADPAHYKGKHTYVPVTRKGYWQFDMGDVLIAGKPTGYCADDCSAIADSGTSLLAGPTTVVTMINQAIGASGVVSKECRSVVNQYGQTILELLLAEAKPKKICSQIGLCTFDGTHGVSMGIESVVDKNERKSSGSIRDAGCSACEMAVIWMQNQLRQNQTEDRIIDYANELCDKLPNPMGQSSVDCEKLSSMPIVSFTIGGKVFDLSPQEYILKVGEGPEAQCISGFTALDVPPPRGPLWILGDVFMGRYHTIFDYGKLRVGFAEAA, from the exons ATGGGAAACATGTCAAATGTGGTCGTGTTCTGTTTCTGTCTATGGACCctgttgttttctcttgtgtTCTGTGCACCCAACGACGGGTTGGGAAGGATTGGACTGAAAAAGGTGAAATTGAACACCCATGACGTTGAGGGGTTGAAGGAATTTCGGTCTTCAATTAGAAAGCATCATCTTCAAAACATCCTTGGAGGCGCTGAGGAAACCGATGTTGTTGCGCTGAAGAATTACTTGGATGCTCAGTACTATGGTGAAATAGCCATTGGTACCCCTCCTCAGAAGTTCACTGTGATTTTTGACACCGGTAGCTCTAATTTGTGGGTGCCGTCATCCAAATGTTACTTCTCG ATTGCATGTTTCATGCACGCAAGGTACAGGTCTAGCCAATCCAGTACCTACAGGGAAAATG GTACTTCTGCTGCAATTCAATATGGTACTGGAGCAATTTCTGGTTTCTTTAGCAATGACGATGTCAAAGTTGGTGACATAGTTGTAAAGGACCAG GAATTTATTGAAGCAACTAGAGAACCTGGAGTTACATTTGTGGCTGCTAAGTTTGATGGTATACTAGGACTTGGATTTCAAGATATATCAGTTGGATATGCTGTTCCAGTGTG GTACAGTATGGTTGAACAAGGTCTTGTAAAGGATccagtattttcattttggctAAATCGGAAACCAGAAGAAGAGAATGGGGGGGAGCTTGTTTTTGGAGGTGCTGATCCTGCTCACTACAAGGGCAAACATACTTATGTACCAGTTACACGGAAAGGATATTGGCAg TTTGACATGGGAGATGTGCTTATTGCTGGTAAACCCACTG GATACTGTGCTGATGACTGCTCAGCAATTGCGGACTCTGGAACTTCTTTATTGGCTGGTCCAACG ACTGTGGTTACTATGATAAATCAAGCAATCGGAGCATCTGGAGTTGTAAGCAAAGAATGCAGATCCGTTGTCAATCAATATGGACAAACAATCTTGGAATTGCTCTTGGCTGAA GCAAAGCCAAAAAAGATCTGCTCACAAATTGGATTGTGTACCTTTGATGGGACTCATGGTGTTAG CATGGGTATTGAGAGTGTGGTGGataagaatgaaagaaaatcaTCTGGTAGCATTCGGGATGCTGGTTGTTCTGCATGTGAGATGGCTGTTATTTGGATGCAGAACCAGCTGAGGCAGAATCAGACAGAGGATAGGATAATAGACTATGCCAATGAG CTTTGTGATAAATTGCCTAACCCAATGGGACAATCATCGGTTGACTGTGAAAAGCTCTCTTCAATGCCTATTGTTTCCTTCACTATTGGTGGAAAAGTTTTTGATCTTTCCCCTCAGGAG TATATACTGAAGGTGGGAGAAGGTCCTGAAGCCCAATGCATTAGTGGCTTTACTGCTTTAGATGTTCCTCCTCCTCGTGGCCCTCTATG GATCCTTGGAGATGTCTTCATGGGGCGTTATCACACAATCTTTGATTATGGTAAGCTGAGAGTCGGATTTGCTGAAGCAGCATAG
- the WRKY23 gene encoding WRKY transcription factor 23 has protein sequence MDKGWVSSQSLLPPTPDNTMFPLLGFPVKLSRPTMELHHDNRKLVAEVDFFSHTPPPNIVKKELDQTPLHINTGLQLLTANTRSDQSTVDDGLSSDAEDKRAKTTELAQLQVELQRMNAENKKLKEMLSHVTGNYTALQMHLVTLMQQNQQRTESTENGVAQGKVEDKNHGVGGGKVPRQFLDIGPSGTAEVDDQVSDSSSDERTRSSTPQDNNTEAGTRDGARNNNGNKSELGREESPDSESQGWGPNKLQKVNPSNPMDQSTAEATMRKARVSVRARSEAPMISDGCQWRKYGQKMAKGNPCPRAYYRCTMAVGCPVRKQVQRCADDRTILVTTYEGTHNHPLPPAAMAMASTTAAAATMLLSGSMSSADGVMNPNLLARAILPCSTSMATLSASAPFPTVTLDLTHNPNPLQFQRPGAPFQVPFLQAQPQNFGSGATPIAQALYNQSKFSGLQLSQDVGSSQLAPQAPRPPLQPSQHPSLADTVSAAASAITSDPNFTAVLAAAISSIIGGAHNSNNNNNNNSNNNTSRTTISSFSGN, from the exons ATGGACAAAGGATGGGTTTCCTCTCAATCTCTTCTTCCTCCCACACCCGACAATACTATGTTTCCTCTCCTCGGATTCCCCGTCAAACTCAGCCGCCCCACCATGGAACTCCACCATGATAACCGCAAACTTGTCGCTGAAGTCGACTTCTTCTCTCATACTCCGCCACCCAACATCGTCAAGAAGGAACTTGATCAAACACCTCTTCACATTAAT aCTGGTTTACAACTCCTTACTGCTAACACCAGGAGTGACCAATCTACCGTGGATGACGGGCTTTCATCGGATGCAGAAGATAAGCGAGCCAAAACCACCGAG CTTGCACAGTTGCAAGTGGAGCTTCAACGCATGAACGCTGAGAACAAGAAGCTGAAAGAGATGCTCAGCCATGTCACCGGTAACTACACCGCCTTGCAGATGCATCTTGTGACACTAATGCAACAGAACCAGCAGCGAACAGAAAGCACGGAAAATGGG GTTGCTCAGGGAAAGGTTGAGGATAAAAACCATGGTGTTGGTGGAGGAAAGGTACCAAggcaattccttgatataggtcCCAGTGGCACAGCAGAAGTAGATGATCAAGTATCTGATTCTTCTTCTGATGAAAGAACACGATCGAGCACGCCTCAGGACAATAACACTGAAGCTGGAACAAGAGATGGAGCGAGAAATAACAATGGTAATAAAAGCGAGTTGGGTAGGGAAGAGAGTCCAGACTCAGAATCACAAGGTTGGGGTCCCAATAAGCTTCAGAAAGTGAACCCTTCCAATCCTATGGATCAATCCACTGCAGAAGCCACAATGAGAAAAGCTCGTGTCTCAGTTCGTGCCCGATCAGAAGCTCCCATG ATTAGTGATGGGTGCCAATGGAGAAAATATGGACAAAAAATGGCTAAGGGGAATCCATGCCCTCGAGCATACTACAGATGCACTATGGCAGTTGGTTGCCCAGTTCGCAAACAA GTTCAACGTTGTGCTGATGATAGAACAATTTTGGTGACAACATATGAAGGCACACATAACCATCCACTGCCACCTGCTGCTATGGCCATGGCATCAACCACTGCAGCTGCTGCTACCATGTTGCTGTCTGGATCAATGTCCAGTGCAGATGGAGTAATGAACCCCAATTTGCTAGCCAGAGCAATTCTTCCTTGCTCTACAAGCATGGCAACACTTTCAGCTTCAGCACCATTCCCCACTGTGACTTTGGACCTCACACACAACCCAAACCCATTGCAATTTCAAAGGCCTGGTGCCCCATTCCAAGTACCCTTCCTCCAAGCACAGCCTCAGAATTTTGGGTCCGGAGCCACCCCAATTGCACAAGCACTTtataatcaatcaaaattctcTGGTCTTCAGTTGTCTCAGGATGTAGGATCTTCTCAATTAGCACCACAAGCTCCCAGACCACCCTTGCAGCCAAGCCAACATCCCTCACTGGCTGACACGGTCAGCGCCGCCGCCTCTGCCATCACTTCCGATCCAAACTTCACCGCCGTGCTCGCTGCCGCCATCTCCTCCATCATTGGGGGAGCTCAcaattcaaacaacaacaacaataacaacagcaacaacaacacgaGCAGGACTACTATTAGCAGCTTTTCAGGAAACTga